From the Streptomyces nigrescens genome, one window contains:
- the paaE gene encoding 1,2-phenylacetyl-CoA epoxidase subunit PaaE encodes MFHPLQVREIERLTDDAVAVTFAVPPELRTAFRHTPGQHIALRRSVDGQEIRRTYSICTPATDQPVLRVGIRLVEDGAFSTYALKELAVGDTVDVMAPAGRFTLEPRPGHFVGIVGGSGITPVLSIAATLLAQQPDARFCLIRSDRTAASTMFLEEVADLKDRYPQRFQLIHTLSREEQQAGLPSGRLDEARLRSLLPALLKIDSVDGWYLCGPYGLVQGAERALRALDVPRTHIHEEIFHVDNGTPTAPAAATPAHSTVTATLDGRSGSWPVHDSESLLEAVLRNRADAPYACKGGVCGTCRAFLVSGEVRMDRNFALESDEVDAGYVLACQSHPVTEKVELDFDR; translated from the coding sequence ATGTTCCACCCGCTCCAGGTCCGGGAGATCGAGCGGCTCACGGACGACGCGGTGGCCGTCACCTTCGCGGTCCCGCCCGAGCTGCGCACGGCCTTCCGGCACACCCCCGGGCAGCACATCGCGCTGCGCAGATCGGTCGACGGCCAGGAGATCCGCCGTACGTACTCCATCTGCACCCCCGCCACCGACCAGCCCGTACTGCGCGTGGGCATCCGGCTGGTCGAGGACGGTGCGTTCTCGACGTACGCCCTCAAGGAACTGGCGGTCGGCGACACGGTGGACGTCATGGCCCCGGCAGGCCGGTTCACCCTCGAACCGCGCCCCGGCCACTTTGTCGGAATCGTCGGCGGCAGCGGCATCACCCCCGTGCTGTCCATCGCCGCCACCCTGCTCGCCCAGCAGCCGGACGCCCGCTTCTGCCTCATCCGCAGCGACCGTACGGCGGCGTCGACGATGTTTCTGGAGGAGGTGGCCGACCTCAAGGACCGTTATCCGCAGCGCTTCCAGCTCATCCACACCCTCTCCCGCGAGGAACAGCAGGCCGGCCTGCCCTCCGGCCGCCTGGACGAGGCCCGGCTCCGCTCCCTCCTGCCCGCACTCCTGAAGATCGACTCCGTCGACGGCTGGTACCTCTGCGGCCCCTACGGCCTGGTCCAGGGCGCCGAACGCGCCCTGCGCGCCCTCGATGTGCCCCGCACCCACATCCACGAAGAGATCTTCCACGTCGACAACGGCACCCCGACCGCCCCCGCAGCCGCCACTCCCGCTCACAGCACCGTGACCGCCACCCTCGACGGCCGCTCCGGAAGCTGGCCCGTCCACGACAGCGAATCGCTGCTCGAAGCAGTCCTGCGCAACCGCGCGGACGCCCCGTACGCCTGCAAGGGCGGCGTCTGCGGCACCTGCCGCGCCTTCCTGGTCTCGGGCGAGGTCCGTATGGACCGCAACTTCGCCCTGGAATCCGACGAGGTCGACGCCGGTTACGTGCTGGCCTGCCAGTCCCACCCGGTCACGGAGAAGGTCGAGCTGGACTTCGACCGATAA
- the paaD gene encoding 1,2-phenylacetyl-CoA epoxidase subunit PaaD, which produces MVTTTALEEELLALAGSVPDPELPVLTLAELGVLRGVQLTAPGRVEVQLTPTYTGCPAIEAMSADIERVLHDHGIPDVEVRTVLSPPWTTDAITAEGRRKLAEFGIAPPRPTGPAGGPVAVDLTIRCPHCGSTDTTLLSRFSSTACKALRRCESCREPFDHFKEL; this is translated from the coding sequence ATGGTGACCACCACCGCCCTCGAAGAGGAACTGCTGGCGCTGGCCGGCTCCGTTCCCGACCCCGAGCTGCCGGTCCTCACCCTCGCCGAGCTGGGCGTGCTGCGCGGCGTGCAGCTCACGGCCCCCGGCCGGGTCGAGGTGCAGCTCACCCCGACGTACACCGGCTGCCCCGCCATCGAGGCGATGTCGGCCGACATAGAGCGGGTGCTGCACGACCACGGCATACCCGACGTCGAGGTGCGTACGGTCCTCAGCCCGCCGTGGACCACGGACGCGATCACCGCCGAGGGCCGCCGCAAGCTCGCCGAATTCGGTATCGCGCCGCCACGCCCCACCGGACCGGCCGGCGGACCGGTCGCCGTCGACCTCACCATCCGCTGCCCCCACTGCGGATCGACCGACACCACCCTGCTGAGCCGGTTCTCCTCCACGGCGTGCAAGGCACTGCGCCGCTGTGAGTCCTGCCGCGAACCCTTCGACCACTTCAAGGAGTTGTGA